A genomic region of Primulina huaijiensis isolate GDHJ02 unplaced genomic scaffold, ASM1229523v2 scaffold42415, whole genome shotgun sequence contains the following coding sequences:
- the LOC140969608 gene encoding heavy metal-associated isoprenylated plant protein 19-like yields MAGKKKYKDDKVVVAEFRVSMYCNACERSVAKAVSKMKGVEKFVTDMKNHRVVITGRINPQKVMKKLKRKTGKRVELVDEEDHDNSEGNKGDLGEQVMESWIVDCFDDSELHMMFNDENANACSIM; encoded by the exons GTGGTGGTGGCAGAATTCAGAGTATCCATGTATTGCAATGCATGTGAAAGAAGTGTTGCCAAAGCCGTTTCCAAAATGAAAG GAGTTGAAAAGTTTGTGACGGACATGAAGAATCATAGAGTGGTGATCACTGGAAGAATTAACCCTCAGAAAGTAATGAAGAAGTTGAAGCGAAAGACGGGAAAGAGGGTGGAGCTTGTGGATGAAGAAGATCATGACAATAGTGAGGGGAACAAAGGGGACTTGGGGGAACAAGTAATGGAATCTTGGATAGTTGATTGTTTTGATGATAGTGAACTTCACATGATGTTTAATGATGAGAATGCCAACGCTTGTTCAATAATGTAG